The Acinonyx jubatus isolate Ajub_Pintada_27869175 chromosome B3, VMU_Ajub_asm_v1.0, whole genome shotgun sequence genomic interval CAAGATCTATTTTAATAGGCATGTGTGTTTTCAGATTGAATTTGTGTCTCACTGTTTTGGAGCCTAACTCAAATCACATGCAGGAATTTTGTGTTCTTGATTAGAACCTTTTGAAAATTGGCCCCAAACACTTACAGTCTGAAGGCAGCCACTGCCAGCAGGGCCATAATACAAGTCAGAAACTGGCAGCGTGACACTGTGCCGTTGGTCATTAGTAAGAAATCCCTTTCTCTGAAgccaagaaagaaatggaaataaggcAAATACTTTAGGACTTTAATAAAGCAGAGCAGAAATAGTGTAAAAGGTCATCAGTTATTAACTCCGTAGCCGATTACAGCTATTTGCCACGGGATGATATGACCCCATGTGCAGCTGCTTTACTAAAGCAGAAACAGGATCAGCGGAAACCATGTCATCACTAACAAAACTTCATGACCAATTTCACATATTTGCATCAGGTTGGTATCAGCCTCAGTGCAACTGtatactaaaatgaaaatttcaagctGCTGCTTTGGTTACTTACACGTTTGTACTCACCTTTAAAAAGGTGAAAGTCCTAGAAGCTCATTATGGGAAAGTTAGTCTTGGGGGTGAAAAGCATTTTTGAACATCGATTAAATTAAGGTTCGGACAATGGTACTAACGTACTCCTGATCGCACAGGTGAAACTGATGAAGCGTAACCAGAACCCGAGTTTTCCAGCCCCATGGTCTGGTTCTACTGCCTTAGATCTGCCTACCCAGCCAAGTTTTCATAATGAGAACTCAAATGTAATCTCATTTTCATGTAGGGCAGGGTTAAAGAAAGGAATTGGAACTTATAAGGAAACCACAAGATTGTTacggatttttttccccccttaatgATGGAAAGTAAACAGTATGTCCAgcacattattaaaaatgttttctgctttCCTGGCATGTAGTTACtacaattactttaaaatctaCTGGCCTGATCAACGTTAGGTAGATGCCCAATGATGCTCTGGCAGCTTCCACCATGTCATCGTCTTGTTCTATGAAGACCCTGGAGATCCACTCACATGCATTGTGTGGCTGAAGGGAGGGCTGAAGGTGAGGCTTTAAGAAGGTCAGTAACTGAGCCATGAAATTCTGTAAACCAActtcaaaaaatgcaaatttcaaagAGCAGGCAACAGCTCAGGAATGCATTTATATCTTGCTACATAGAAAGCTATAGCATTTCAAGTATTCCAACATGCATTATCATCATAATTCACACTTTTCAAAAATCCTGTGAGGGATGAGCTCTCTTTTGCAAATTAGGAAACTGAAcatcagagaaaaagaagtgaCTCATTCAAGAAGATACAATTAAAATGTACAACCAGATCATCTACTTGCTGCAAGTGCCAAATAATGGATGCTCTCTGAGAAGCAAGAGTTACATGAATTCTTGctagaaacatacaaatgaaGGAGTAGCAGACAAAAGAAATCACTTCGCTGGAAGCTGCAGCTGTCTGTTACTAGAAGCGACAATGCAACcaagaaaaaatcattttgccttcaaaataacaggaaaaaattttgtttaaatatttaaagtattaaaagaaagaCTACTATCAagcacaaaaaccaaaaaagttttGGGGAGTTAGTTGTAACCGCAATTTAAAACTCTGACTTGTAGAACATATGCCACCTAGTGTTGTAAATTATAACTGTGCAGGGTGAGGATGGTATCTAGGATGTAGTAATTACACCGTAAATGGTCTCCATTCAAAGCAACGCAGGGAAGTCACGGCTTACAATTCAAACCGTTCAGTGAAACTATATGTTGCTTGTTTAGAGACATCTACTATTCCTTTTTATCACATGAAATGGAGGACATGTCTTCCGCAACACCTAAATTAAATATTCTACTTTAAACAGAAGTCTTTGGAGTTAAGATCCTGAATATTATATgtaacaatttctttttattttttttgtttatttatgagagagagagagagagagagagagagagagagagcatgagtgggggaggggcagagagagagggagacacacaatccaaagcaggctccaggctctgagctgtcagcacagagcctgacatggggctcgaactcacaaaccatgagatcatgacctgagccgaagtcagacgcttaaccgagtgagtcacccaggtgcccctatatgcaACAATTTCTTAATCAGTGTAACTTCTCACGTTAGTTTCAATTCATTTCCTAGTTATCCATTATCTACATTAGTAGTTACCCCAATTTTATGAAGCAGAATATGAATGAAATAGTACAAATATCTTAACTGAACAGACTTATAGCACCTGCCTTGAAGCGACTCAATAACACCTTTTTAACTTTTGTCATTAATTATACTATATGAATTCAGTTTAGCCCACAAAAAGTtgacttgtttcttctttttttaaaagcttatttaaaagagagagagagaggcagagagagagaggaagagagacacaatcccaaacaggctctgcactgtcaatggggggctcgaactcatgaattgtgagatcatgacctgagtggagattagatgcttaaactgactgagccacccaggtgccccaaagttgaCATGTTTCTTAAGGgaattctaattctttttttaaaagaaaacttaataaattATAACTATGATAACATGTAGATTAGTGAAGTTATAGTCCTAAGATTTgataattatgaattattttatatcacTAAACAATTACTCGTCACTTTGCACACAAAAGGAATTCAGAGAATtacctttcatttcatttgctgAAGCACAGTTTTGAAACTTGATTTCTAAGGATTTAATGATAAGTAGGCTTGCTGCTCTGAGGATTACATGATCTGGACCAGGGACACGCTCATGTGCAGGTTGAACTTCATCTCCACCGAAGAAGGGAGGTTTTCCGTGGACAGACAATGTCCTCAATAAGCCCAAATCCACAGCTTGCAAAACAGCATCAGCTAAAGCCAACATGTCTACACCTAAATGCTGATCTGGTGGCATCAGGGCAGGGCCAGATCCCCGACACAGATCTTCACCCACTTTCCAGAGAAGGCACTTTTTGATGAATATGATGAACCTCCTTTTGACAAAAGCCTGAACGGGCCAGGTAATAACACCTAGCACACAAGagggtttcaaaaataaaatcctctGGCAAGTGAAATGTAGCTTCAGATGGACTCTGGAAGCTATAAGAAGTTCAAGCAATTCCAGGGAACATATCAAgctgtttattattttagaggtGTCTTGGCAGCTTTCAAAATGCTGAGAAAATAAGGAATTGTAAAAAACTTCAAAAGCAGTGTCAAAAAGAGTCAGGAACTGCTTTAAAATTTCTGCAATGATAAAAACAGTAatatcaacaacaagaaaaacaaagccttCTTAAAACACAATTTacaattcaatttttataaatactatCACTTTACACGATGAAAAATGGATTTGgattatttcactcatgtgaacaAGTGAAGATACATATAGGATAACGGCTAATAAGAGGAGGtttttatacacaatggaatactacccagccatcaaaaagaaatcttgctatttgcaatgacgtggatggagctagagtgaattatgctaagcgaaataagtcggttagagaaagacaaatacacagGATTgtacttgtatgtggaatttaagaagcagaacagatgaacacggggaaaaaagaaaagaaaaggcaaaccaaaaaacagactctttacagagacaaactgagggttactgggaGAGAGGTGgccagggggatgggctaaatgggtactGGGGATTCAGctgggcacttgctgggatgagcactgcgtgttgtatgtaagtgatgaatcctgaattctactcctgaagccaatattacactatTTCTTAAttaactaggatttaaataaaaacttgaaacaaatgaacaaaacaaaagaataaaagctaaTAATCATGGTTAATTATCCTTTTTACAAATATCAATAGCATCAGACTATGAAAGggatacataataataaagaggtttaatttttgtcttatgttttattttaaaaaggtatcttCAGTCAAAAAATTTGGAGGGAGAGTCTTTAGTTTTTCATACATGAGGACAGATCAGAtgctgtaaaataaattttaatcttcATTATAAACATCACGCCCCTTGGGAGCAAAAGAATGGCATTTATGGGGGACCATAATTTGTACCTGTTTTTTGTGAACATGTGTCTTTAAAgatttcctttattataaaagtaaggGTCCAGAGGCAGTACACTGCTTTCTCATTTTCAGGGTATTCAGAAAGATTTGTCTGGCAAAAAGCAATCCAGGAATTACTTAATGCTATctatgacaaaaaacaaaaagtaaagttataacataaaattttctttataattacaaATTACCTATTATATACAACTCCATATAACATTTCTTAttcccttgggggaaaaaaaaagcagagtattTGGAAAACAAGGACACAAATATCCTAATATTCTTCAACTAAAAAATTCAATATGCCATAGAAATAAAATCTCAACAGTGAACATGAAAATATTAGCAGTGATTACTTCTAGGTGGTAGGATAATGTGTGGTTAAcgtgtggtttttattttgttctttacgctttctcccattttctagattttctacTACAAATACCACCTTTTTGTATTTAGGACAAAAATGTTGAGAAAACAGCAAGGAATTATAGCTAAAATAAATCAGTAGGTGCTTACATTTATTAACGAATTCTGAGataagagaaaaatctgatgctgtttgtttgcatttttttttttttttttaatattatgctGAGGAccattcttataatttatttatgttaaacCTGTAAAAATGGTCTTGGTCTTCAGCAGGGGTTCCTAAATCTTTCTTTGGAGACAAGGAAGAAGGCCTACCTGCTCCTCTGAGAAGCTGAAGAAAGTTATGGACTGACTTGAAACCCATCCTTGAGGTGAAGAATCTGATTTATAATGATTTACAACATATTTAAGACTCTAATCTTTGATACAAGTCACTATTATATTGCTCCATTCTTACACTTTTGTGGATTTATGTGTTCTTAGGTGAGCAAACATTTTATTGGTACAAACATCTGAAGGGGAAAATCGAGGGCcaaagaacaattttaaagaaactataaaagaagTAACATAATTTGATTACTTATCTTACCTCTTCTCTCATTTGGAAATACAGAAGTAGTGCAAGGCACTTGGCAGCCATGTGACATAACAATTTATCCGAGTTTTGGAACATACAGGTCTATGGGAAAACAAATAAGTTTATCCACTATTGCCAAATGTTGTCAAAACTTTTGTCCTAAAAATCTgcatctaaagaaaaaaaaaaaatccacaaaaaacaACTGGCTTACTAAGGTTGAATCGATGTCAGaggattttaaaagaattgtaattatatctctgtatttttcctttgcgTGGAAGTCAGTTTCAACAGACAATATTCTGGTTATCATCACTTTGATTACTGTTAACTGAAGGAGCATGATTTCTCGGGCGCTGCACGTCGGAGAGTGTCTCTTCAAACACACAGACACTACGGAAATGGTACCCAACGTGGTGCTGGGTGGCTGGTGCCTGCCTTGGACACCACGGCGGTTCGAGCATTCTGGAGAAGCGGCTGTAGAGCAATCCTGAGCTAAAACTGCTGGGTTGAGATAAAAGATGTATTCCTGGCTCTCATTTTCAAGTGTGGCTCCCAGAAGTACCTTCTTGTAGAATTGTTCTAACACTTcaaaaaaagctttcattttgACTGCCAAAATACATCTCATGAGAAAGCTGACGACTCCAAACTGTAAATATTAATCTTAGAAATGCGATGAATCTCTAAGAGGGTTCTTCGGTGAAacctaaaataggaaaaataatttttaaattacaagtgTTATATACATCGTAGTACAAGGGAAAGGCATCTGTTTCCACTTAATCATTAGTCTCTCAAAGGTAAGGACGACTGcttaatttctaaaatggaaaactgGTAATAAGAACATTATTTTAAGACCATAAAAACGAAATGCATGCTTTCTGTAAGATTTAAggccataaaattatttttaattttatcggAGCAGAAACTTCACCTTCCCTCTAACATTTTTCAGTGGGCCACAAGGGCTTCTCAGCCTTGGCACTGACACTCGGGACTGGATAATTTTGTTATGGGGAAGCTGGCCTGTGCCTTGTAGGCGGCATAGCAGCAttcttggcctctacccactagatgcctaTAGCACCTCCCTTGGGGGCAAACCCACTCAGGCTGAGAcccatggggctcaattccaatTCATTAACCTtcatctcaggggcgcctgggtggcttagttggttatgtgtccaactcttgatcttggctcactCCGATCATGATCCCATGTTTCGTGGGATCgggccccatatcgggctctgtgctgacagtgtggagcctgcttgggatattctctctctctctctctctctctctcaaaaataaataaataaactaagaaaaaaacactttacCTTCAATGTACAGATGAAAACCTAGTTAGATAGTTATGTGGTCAAACTATTGTGGTTATGATGATTAATTCCCAACTTGAATTTAGTGATAATATAAAGATCCTTAGTCACCGCtttcaacatttaataaaaaatttaaaaatgccatcCCAAGGAAAAAACAAGATGTTAATAAGCAAAAGTAATCCAAACGGGAGCACACTGTACTTGTAGCTGGATACAACTTTAGACGTTCGGGTGTCCCTGACTCTGACACAATGGAGACCAGcaagagtggggagaaggggtcAGGCATGGCTTATAAAGCAGGGAATATGGACAAtcactgatagatgaatagaacagaaaatattacGAGTAATAGGAGTATTAATGTAGTTACTAAAGAGCAAGATGATGAGGAAAAATTTAGGATCTTGGCAGAAACTAGAGATTACTGAAAATCCAATGGAATGCTGAACCTCAGGAAATTATCTGATCCTCTGGGACTCAGTCCTTTCATAGCCTTTGAGCTATTTCACACCTTTGTAAGTTGTAGATTACTGATAGCAATGCAAATAATTGTTGTCTTACAACATGCAAATAcaagactacactgtatttaactaacttgagaataacgggggaaaaaaaagaatgtaaaaaaaacccccactaaaacggggggggggtgggaagggggaacCCCCAAATCATGTAAATAATTGTCTGGGGAGGGGCAACCCTCCCGTCGGTGGGAAAAGCcaattatgttttctatttgtaaatttatttccACATTTCTTACTCCATATAAACTCATGTGGCTCTTTAACTTTTCCTCTTTAGGCCAGTTGTGACATTTGCCTAGTTCTTTCATTAGTTAACGAGTTAAATACAATTGCCGATAAAGTTCATTGTGTACTGGTGATGATTTTGTTGTCTGACAATCTACCCTTTAATATACTCCACGGCCTTGCCTCATCTACTCTGGCCCATTTATAAATGTCCTGCCCATCTTTAACCTCAGTCATCCCTGGAGGAAACCTACTAGGAGTCCTGTCACTTACTTTGGGTTGGTCTCACTTCTACAGTATGGCCCACTGACTTGCCCCTGCCTGGTCTTTAAACCTCCCTCACTACAGGTTTCTTTCCCTGGCTTAGCTTCTAGGGCATTTCAACTCCTGATTCCTACCCTCTCCTCCACCAAGATGAACTGCCTTGTTTTTGTCCTGTAAGTATTAAGAAACCTGtaaattttaatgtaaagttATGAGTGAAACTTTGGTTAAGTTTCTCTGAATCCTCTTTTCAAACTGTGGCATACATCCCACATCATTTGGAAATGTAAGTAATTATCGGTAACTTTGTTCTATCTGACAAAGTTCAGTGTTATCTGTTACCCTGAACACTGTGCTCCCAGAAAGCAAAAATGGTTAATGTTACAAGAAAGTGCTCACCACATTCCCAGATAGGACTGCCCTCCATGCTTCCTCATTGACTCCCTTGTTTCATAAAAACTcacattctctccttcttctttgaGAGGTATTCTATTAATGAACATTCTCCCTTTTGCAATAGCCTGAATAAACTTATCTTCTTAATTGTCTGGTGAGTTCCGTCTGCCACAAATCAGAAACTAGTTTTCATATTCTACTTCAAAGTCCATTTCCATTgtacttattttactttatattttagttatgaTAGTAACATTTCTTGCCAATAAAACCAATAACATCTTTTACTTAAGTTGACATAAACTACTGACACTTTTGTATGTCAAATATCCTATGACAATAGACTATTTTAGGTTTTAACTAATAGCACATGTGTGagtgtattataatttttagccacaaaagaaattatctttatttcaatGCTACAACAGTAAAAACACTTCCaataatatttctatatatcttGTAAGTTCttgagtttttaccatgaatgagAATAAGATTGCTGCTAATCAACCATTTTTGACCTAGGAAAAGGGCCATTTCAGCACTCAAAACTGAAGTGGATaccagtaaatgaataaataaacaaacaaatgagcaagtgAGCATTTCGGGGGGGATATGGGCTATTTTCTGTCATAGTGGGACCCAGGTTCTCTGGTAAGCGTGGTCGCGAGAAATCAGATCTAAAAGTTATAAACTTTCAATCAAGGAGAGACATTTTCAAAATGACTCTTTatagacagaagaaaaaacaaaagcatcaaCGGGGGCCCACACATGCCAGGCAGGTGTAGCAGGGCCAAGGAGAGGCTGCCCCGAAAGGTGCCACTTTGGCACAttgattatttcaaataaaagttacttaagagatGGCCTGTCAAGAACGCTCAGACCCTCCTCCGCTGTCCCtgccaaagcaggaaataaatctcccatgagAGGTGTCCTCCCTGTATCAGGAGGTAGAGATGCCCTTACCTCTAGAGATAGGGAATTTAGAGCCAAGAAGGCTGTATAACAACCCTTGTgactttttactaatttattaccccagcccaaattctctttagaattccttactaataAAAGCTCCCGAAGTTAAGTTTTCTCTGTCCTGTTACTTcttcacagatttattgtctctttgtctaaaaactataaaaactgcttatcttggtcatttctttaggcGTTCTGGTCATTATTGGGCCTCTGTGCACACatcataaaactttttttctgttaatccATCTcatataaatttaattcttagtcctgCTGGAAGGCCTTGAAGCTTGAAGGATGgaggaagaatttttccttcccttcacacGCACCAAATGAATGAAGAGGACAGATGCTAGGCTGGTTCTTCTGTGACTAAGCATCAATCTTTCCTCATGACAATGTCTTTTCAAGTACTGGTGCTGGCCAAAGAAACCTGCACTGAAACAAACGTCTGTGAGCAGCCTGTGGAGAATGATAGCTTTTTTTGTGAAAGGAATTATAGTATTACATGAAAGGACAAATCCTGCAAAAACGAACTAGGGGATTTGACCAACCACACTTTTTCCCCCTGAAGTGTCATTCCAAGGTTGGTACATCTCAAGCTCATTACCAGCCTGGGCTGGAGGAAGACGTACCCCTCAGACAAGCTTTTGAACAAGCCATGCTAGATATACGTGAGAAATATGTCTAGCttgagaaggaaacaaatattagGAAAGGTCTGTTTGGGACAGTAAATGGGTagtgtctttcaaagagtttTTTTCAGAAAAGGCCTCTTGGCAGAGGAGAATGAACTCCACCACCAGACTGCCTAAGGGAATACCTAGTATAAGCATAAAATTTGCCTCCAGTCTTTTACTGTTGAAGTGCTATAAATGATTTGAATTGTGTATTCTATTCCTAATAAACTGTGTTTGtcttaatataaaaacaatatattccCACTCATCTTCACATAAAGTCGATGCTTTGGGAATAATAATTGTTAAagtttactgagtgcctactatgtaccagacactgaTCTAAGTGAGTGATAGTTTCACAACAGATTTATGAGGTGGATAAttatcatacccattttacaaataagtaaattaaggcaaggagagataaagttaaAGAgttaagtggcagagtcaggatttgaactgaCAAAGTCTGATTTGAAAGCCTGGGGTCCTCCTCAAATTTTGTCTGATGCTCCAAGCCTCAGGACAATGGATGAACAGAGGAGCTCTAATAAGCTTCCAAATCGAAAACTTTGTGAGTGAAAATTCACACAGACTAATCTTCAACACTTTCTAGATTTTCTCCCATAATAC includes:
- the LINS1 gene encoding protein Lines homolog 1 — its product is MRCILAVKMKAFFEVLEQFYKKVLLGATLENESQEYIFYLNPAVLAQDCSTAASPECSNRRGVQGRHQPPSTTLGTISVVSVCLKRHSPTCSAREIMLLQLTVIKVMITRILSVETDFHAKEKYRDIITILLKSSDIDSTLTCMFQNSDKLLCHMAAKCLALLLYFQMREEIALSNSWIAFCQTNLSEYPENEKAVYCLWTLTFIIKEIFKDTCSQKTEILKQFLTLFDTAFEVFYNSLFSQHFESCQDTSKIINSLICSLELLELLIASRVHLKLHFTCQRILFLKPSCVLGVITWPVQAFVKRRFIIFIKKCLLWKVGEDLCRGSGPALMPPDQHLGVDMLALADAVLQAVDLGLLRTLSVHGKPPFFGGDEVQPAHERVPGPDHVILRAASLLIIKSLEIKFQNCASANEMKVGLQNFMAQLLTFLKPHLQPSLQPHNACEWISRVFIEQDDDMVEAARASLGIYLTLIRECKAAESLTQEKEMCNHHTHEYGYNPHCVFLFLLKNIGFDASVLLDFLISSETCFLEYFVKYLKLLQKDWTDFFTICKYFDVTKSKDNINICACSPSLVQDTSSNQTELRPSAALGNHRNARASGSWVSDASSKPLNQLVMPKETPATLLADSPSPPRASQSLVDYDSSDDSEVEGTDQRTANSKQVSLHQEAVKKFQDTVGTSGDEREVSLEPQSRPLVPKQSNILFSVDWDTVPNNVSEVGLSSKTLKCFEELQSAVYRLQKKNLFPYNPTALLKLLKRIGATYNESMNAL